The proteins below come from a single Zea mays cultivar B73 chromosome 8, Zm-B73-REFERENCE-NAM-5.0, whole genome shotgun sequence genomic window:
- the LOC100384066 gene encoding uncharacterized LOC100384066 (The RefSeq protein has 1 substitution compared to this genomic sequence) — MAVRATVSRFPATPEALESCAVQLGVAVTPFAAADEHGQPPTTGAGGDRVPRCEHCWAYLSSHCDLERWGWTCALCGTLNGFDDEAERRFQRPDVCPELKSSFVDLEILVDEAEGGGDGVQALPVYVAAVDLACSEEFLELVKSALLAALEALVPGSLFGLMTFSHKIGLYDVQGPIPLVKNVFIPPDLEEDGLPVALEDAMPLLCFLAPVDTCKDQIAAVLETLRPTSSWERGVASGQEEDTVLLGRRGFGTAMSALIEYLSSEYGSTFALARVFAFLSGAPDYGAGVLDTRRYGEQYASKGVDADLALLPEQIPFYRDLAAVAVQSGVCIDIFAVTDEYTDLASLKFLSIESGGSLFLYASTDDSTVPQDIYRLLSRPYAFGCVLRLRTSSDFEPGNSYGHFFPDPQYENVQHIICCDSFATYAYDFEFAHNDGFSRHTDPAVVQIAFQYSVIEPVKETSGNGSQPSASYKFCLKRRLRIRTLQYRPTNNISEIYDSVDPEVVLHILVHKVILESLDKGVREGRHQVHAWLSLLAARYNQALSSDVRPLSSIDIDFSQCPQLQTIPQLVFALLRSPLLRLHEEGVHPDYRIYLQCLFSALEPSSVAKAIYPVLISYSSPDKQAFPRHTLSHAALIMSESPIFLLDTFTNLIVYYSSTADPSVPFPPPHDCLLRKTINGLKQDRCITPKLTFIHGGKDDSTLFESYLIEEQDVDGSGLTTGSGFVAFRESVRNVAGEIIQEEIGS; from the exons ATGGCGGTGCGAGCCACGGTCTCCCGCTTCCCGGCCACGCCGGAGGCGCTGGAGTCGTGCGCCGTCCAGTGGGGCGTCGCCGTGACGCCCTTCGCCGCCGCGGACGAGCACGGCCAACCCCCGACCACCGGCGCCGGCGGGGACCGCGTCCCACGCTGCGAGCACTGCTGGGCGTACTTGAGCAGCCACTGCGATCTGGAGCGCTGGGGCTGGACCTGCGCGCTCTGTGGCACGCTCAACGGATTCGACGACGAGGCCGAGCGACGGTTCCAGCGTCCCGACGTGTGCCCCGAGCTCAAGTCCTCTTTCGTAGACCTCGAAATCCTAG TGGATGAGGCAGAGGGCGGAGGAGACGGTGTGCAGGCGCTGCCTGTCTATGTGGCCGCAGTGGATCTCGCAT GTTCTGAAGAGTTCCTGGAACTCGTCAAGAGTGCGCTTCTTGCGGCCCTAGAAG CTCTTGTTCCGGGCTCCCTATTTGGGCTTATGACATTCAGCCACAAGATTGGGTTGTATGATGTCCAAGGCCCGATTCCACTCGTGAAGAATGTTTTTATTCCTCCGGACTTAGAAGAAGATGGTCTGCCTGTTGCCCTTGAAGATGCCATGCCCCTACTTTGTTTTTTGGCTCCA GTTGACACATGCAAGGATCAAATTGCTGCTGTCCTGGAGACACTGCGACCTACATCTTCATGGGAGAGAGGGGTTGCTTCTGGGCAGGAAGAGGATACTGTTTTGCTTGGCAGACGTGGTTTTGGGACAGCCATGTCTGCTTTAATTGAGTACCTAAGTTCAGAATATGGTTCTACTTTTGCTTTAG CTCGGGTATTTGCTTTTCTGTCTGGTGCTCCTGATTATGGAGCTGGTGTGCTAGATACCAGGAGATATGGGGAGCAATATGCTAGTAAAGGGGTAGACGCTGATCTTGCGTTGCTCCCTGAACAGATACCTTTCTACAGAGACCTA GCAGCTGTTGCTGTTCAGTCAGGAGTATGCATAGACATATTTGCTGTAACTGATGAATACACTGATTTGGCTTCACTGAAGTTTTTAAGTATCGAAAGTGGTGGATCTTTATTTCTTTATGCAAGTACAGATGATTCAACAGTTCCCCAAGACAT ataccgattgctaagtcgACCCTATGCATTTGGTTGTGTTCTAAGGCTGAGAACATCTTCAGATTTTGAGCCGGGCAATTCT TATGGGCATTTCTTCCCTGACCCTCAATATGAAAATGTGCAACACATCATCTGCTGTGATTCATTTGCCACTTATGCATATGACTTTGAGTTTGCCCATAACGACGGTTTCTCCAG GCACACAGATCCTGCTGTTGTACAGATTGCTTTTCAGTACAGCGTGATTGAACCTGTCAAGGAAACATCAGGCAATGGATCACAACCATCTGCAAG TTACAAGTTCTGTCTGAAGAGACGGTTGAGAATAAGAACATTGCAGTACCGTCCAACTAATAATATCAGCGAAATTTATGACAGTGTAGATCCAGAGGTTGTCCTGCATATCCTTGTTCATAAG GTTATTTTAGAATCCTTGGATAAAGGGGTTAGAGAAGGCAGGCATCAAGTGCATGCTTGGCTATCCCTCCTTGCAGCCCGGTATAATCAGGCCCTGAGTTCTGATGTGCGACCGCTGTCAAGCATAGACATTGACTTCTCACAGTGCCCACAGCTTCAAACGATACCTCAGCTTGTTTTTGCATTGTTGAGAAGTCCTCTTCTTCGCTTGCATGAGGAAGGCGTGCACCCAGATTACAGGATATATCTACAATGCCTTTTCAG TGCACTGGAGCCATCATCTGTAGCTAAAGCCATATATCCGGTTTTAATCTCGTATTCCTCGCCTGACAAGCAAGCATTCCCACGGCACACTCTGAGCCATGCTGCTCTAATCATGAGCGAGAGCCCAATATTTCTTCTCGACACATTTACCAACCTTATTGTTTACTATTCCTCAACTGCTGATCCTTCAGTTCCTTTTCCTCCACCCCATGACT GCCTTTTGAGAAAAACAATAAATGGACTGAAGCAGGACAGATGTATAACCCCCAAGCTTACATTCATCCATGGAGGGAAAGATGATTCAACATTGTTTGAGAGCTATCTCATTGAAGAGCAAGATGTTGATGGATCGGGCTTAACAACTGGTTCAGGTTTTGTAGCCTTCCGTGAGAGCGTGAGGAACGTTGCAGGAGAGATCATACAGGAAGAAATTGGAAGTTAG
- the LOC100277331 gene encoding uncharacterized protein LOC100277331 precursor has translation MALSPRGCTVLMALLLVAVVTALAAPAVTAAGLEWTPSERHKARSPKAPTALPSAAAPAGAPPTPGLYPPHGMAAAAPGPTQGAEAPAPSPYHNDGAAAVPFACSSVLLVVAGVAAAIVV, from the coding sequence ATGGCACTGTCGCCTAGAGGTTGCACGGTTCTCATGGCCCTGCTGCTCGTGGCCGTGGTCACTGCCCTTGCGGCGCCGGCCGTGACAGCAGCCGGCCTGGAGTGGACGCCCAGCGAGCGCCACAAAGCCCGCTCTCCGAAGGCCCCGACCGCGCTGCCTTCGGCGGCTGCGCCAGCCGGGGCGCCTCCCACCCCGGGGCTGTACCCTCCCCATGGGATGGCAGCGGCGGCGCCTGGCCCTACGCAGGGAGCGGAGGCTCCCGCCCCATCGCCTTACCACAACGACGGTGCGGCTGCTGTGCCGTTCGCGTGCTCGAGTGTGCTCCTGGTCGTCGCCGGCGTGGCCGCTGCGATAGTGGTCTGA
- the LOC103635607 gene encoding uncharacterized protein, whose translation MRDPWRQSNAAPSPSLAPATPPAPATSSPAALLRPQREAFEHGLLPIPKLIFPEGMLAQTLAQLKEKLAASVPDGRVRAAALAKAQQIPQEQAALALGTLAAMLPAEDPVLGDGAMDGAAADIRDVLLFLYIQSYKRLVHLRVRWVPLCALPDPACSQQQPPFYAFSS comes from the exons ATGAGGGATCCTTGGAGGCAGAGCAACGCGGCCCCGTCTCCGTCTCTGGCCCCAGCGACGCCGCCGGCCCCCGCCACCTCGTCCCCCGCGGCGCTGCTCCGCCCGCAGCGGGAGGCGTTCGAGCATGGGCTCCTGCCCATCCCTAAGCTCATCTTCCCGGAGGGCATGCTGGCGCAGACCCTCGCCCAGCTCAAGGAGAAGCTCGCCGCCTCAGTCCCTGACGGGCGCGTGCGCGCTGCGGCCCTGGCTAAGGCGCAGCAGATCCCGCAGGAGCAGGCGGCGCTCGCCCTCGGCACGCTCGCGGCGATGCTCCCGGCCGAGGACCCCGTGCTTGGGGACGGCGCCATGGATGGTGCTGCCGCCGACATCCGCGACGTGCTGCTCTTCCTCTATATCCAGTCTTACAAGCGCCTCGTCCACCTCCGCGTTCGATGGGTACCTCTCTGCGCTCTCCCCGATCCAG CTTGTTCGCAGCAACAGCCGCCGTTTTATGCCTTCTCAAGCTAA